The Pantoea vagans genome contains the following window.
TAAAGGCGATACCGCCCTCGCGTGCCAGCTCAATGACGGCGTCATCACTCAGATGAATGTTCACGTTACGCCTACCTGTTGCCATGCGGATTGAATCGCTTCCGCTACCGAACGGTTAAAGCGTTTGCCGCCATGCTCAATGGTAAAGCGAGCGAAGGTGCTGAAGTCAGCATCCTGCGGCAGTGCTTTATCGCACAAGGTGTCATACCAGGCTTGGCCCGCAAGCTCCCATGCAAAGCCCCCCAGCGCACTGGCGGCGAGATAAAACGCCCGGTTGGGAATGCCTGAATTGAGATGCACACCGCCATTGTCATCGCGTGTTTCAATGTAGTGCGTCATATCGGCAGGTTGGGGATCTTTGCCGAGTTGTGGATCGTCATAGGCGGTGCCAGGCGCGGACATCGAACGTAGACCGCGGCCATGAATGCCTTTTGCCAGCAATCCTTCACCAATGATCCAGTCAGCCTGATCGGCGCTCTGTTTAAGATGAAACTGTTTAACCAGTGAACCGAACACATCGGACATTGATTCATTCAGCGCACCAGACTGCTGGAAATAGACCAACCCCGCCTCAGTTTCCGTCACCCCGTGCGTCAGTTCGTGCGCCACCACATCTAAGGCGATGGTGAAGCGGTTAAATATCTCACCGTCGCCATCGCCAAACACCATCTGTTGGCCGTTCCAGAAGGCGTTCTGATATGCCTTGCCATAGTGTACGGTACCGTCCAGTTTCAGCCCTTTGTTATCCAGAGAATTGCGCTTGAAGGTTTGCCAGTAGAAGTCGTAGGTGATGCCAAGATAGTTCCAGGCTTCTTCAGCCGCCACATCGCCATTGGTGGGTTGCCCTTCATCACGAATCAGTGTGCCGGGCAAGTTTTGTGTATTTTCGGCATCATAAATGGCACGTAGCACTGTGCCCGGTGGCGAAGTCGCAACGCCGAAATTAGGACGATTGTGCTCAGCCATCAGTTGTTGAACATGGGTGAGGGTGCGGCGAGCGGAATCTTGGGGTGCACCTGAACAGTGGTCAATGATATTGCGTAGCATGTACGGAGGAATAAC
Protein-coding sequences here:
- a CDS encoding M4 family metallopeptidase; this encodes MPYSVIPPYMLRNIIDHCSGAPQDSARRTLTHVQQLMAEHNRPNFGVATSPPGTVLRAIYDAENTQNLPGTLIRDEGQPTNGDVAAEEAWNYLGITYDFYWQTFKRNSLDNKGLKLDGTVHYGKAYQNAFWNGQQMVFGDGDGEIFNRFTIALDVVAHELTHGVTETEAGLVYFQQSGALNESMSDVFGSLVKQFHLKQSADQADWIIGEGLLAKGIHGRGLRSMSAPGTAYDDPQLGKDPQPADMTHYIETRDDNGGVHLNSGIPNRAFYLAASALGGFAWELAGQAWYDTLCDKALPQDADFSTFARFTIEHGGKRFNRSVAEAIQSAWQQVGVT